The window CCGCGCGCCAGGCGTGGCAGGGCTGGCGCGCCGGCGAATTCAACGTGCTGCTGGCCGCCCTGTTCGTGGCGGTGCTGGCACTGGCCGGCGTGGGCAGCATCGCCCAACGCACCACCGACGCACTGGCCGAACAGAGCCGACGCCTGGTCGGTGGCGATGCCGCCTTCAGCAGCGATGCGGGAAATGTCGACGACGCCGAACGCGACGCGCGCCGACTTGGTCTCGCCCTGTATCGCAGCGTGGAGCTGTCGAGCATGGTCGGCTCGAGCAAGGCCACGCCGCAGCTCGGCACGCTCAAGGCCTTGGCCGGCGATGCGCCCTTGCTTGGTGCCTATCGCGTGCGCACCGCGCGTGGCGTGCAACTGCTGCCGCGACCGAACGCCGGCGAAGCCTGGCTGAGCAGCAGCGGCGCGCAACGCATGCGCGCGGCGATCGGCGAGCGCATCACCGTCGGCGGACGCACGCTGGTGATGACCGGGATCATTGTCGAGGAACCGGATCGTCCGCTCAACGGCGTGGAACTTGGCCCGCGGATAATCCTGCCGCTGGCCGAAGTGGAAACCGGCGGCCTGCTCGGTCCCGGCGCGCGTGCGTCCTGGCGGATCTCGGTGGTTGGCGCACCCGCGGCCGTCGCCCAATGGGTGAAGGCGCGCGAAGCCGATCCCACCCCCGGCGCGCGGGTGGAAACCGGCGACGACATCAGCCCGCAGTTGCGCAATGCCCTGGATCGCGCGCAACGGTTCCTGTCGGTGTCGCTGGTGCTGACCGCAGCGCTCGCCGCAGTCGCGATCGCGATGGCCTCGCGCCAGCATGCGGAGCGCCACCGCCGCATCGCCGCCACGTTCCGTGCGCTTGGCGCGCGCCAGCGCGACATCGCCGGCCTGTACGTCGGCACGCTGGCCCTGCTGGGCGGCATCGCGATCATCGCCGCGCTGCTGGCCGCGACTGTGCTGCAGTTCGTCGCCGGCCTGTGGATCGCACGCGAGCTCGGCACTACCCTGCCGCCGCCGCGTATCTGGCCCTTACTGCAGGGCGCGCTGGTCGGCGGGTGGATCCTTCTCACGTTCGCGTTGCCGCCATTGCTGGCGCTGCGGCGGGTGAGCGCACTGGCGGTGCTGCGCAGCGACCTGCGCACGCCCTCGCCGCCGGCGCTGGTGCTGTTCGGGCTGGCATTGGCCGGTATGTTGGCGATGTTCTGGCAGGCCGCCGGCAATCCGAAAGCTGCCGCCATCCTGCTCGGGGGTTTGCTGGCGACCGCCGCGATCCTGGCCGTCGCCGGTGGCTCGCTGGCATGGCTGGTGGCACGCGCCGGCCGCAGTGGCAGCGGCATCACCCGCTACGCCTTGCTCAACCTTGCGCGTCGACGCCGCCTCACCATCGCCCAGGTCGTCGCGCTGGGCACCAGCCTGATGGCGCTGCTGTTGTTGCTGCTGGTGCGTACCGACGTGTGGGACCAGTGGCAGGCGACGGTGCGCGGCGACGCCCCCAACCGCTTCGTCATCAACGTGCAGCCCGAGCAGCGCGTAACCTTCGATGCGACGTTGCAGCGCCTCGGCTTCAGCTCGGCCGGCCTGTCGCCGGTGATCCGCGCGCGCTACGCCGGTGCCACCGCGCAGGAACGCGGCCGCCCGCAGCCGCAGGGTCGTGGCGAGCGCCTCATGGATCGCGAGTTCAATCTCTCCACCGCCGACAGCCTGCCCGAGGGCAACACGCTCCAGTCAGGCACGTTCTGGGATGCCAAAACCGCGCGCAACCAGTTCTCGGTGGAAACGAAATTCGCCGAACAGCTGCAATGGAAACTCGGCGATACCCTGGTGTTCGATGTCAGCGGGCAACGCATCGAGGGCAAGATCACCAGCCTGCGCGACGTGCGTTGGGAAAGCTTCACCCCGAACTTCTTCGTGCTGGCATCGCCCGACCTCGCGCCTGGGCTGGCGGCGACCTACATCACCGCAGTGCGCGTGCCGCGCGGTGATGCAACGCTTGCGACCGCGCTCGCAAGCGAGATCCCGAACGCGAACGTCATCGACATCGACGCGATCACCGGCGAGATCGCGCGCATCGGCGACCAGGCCGCGATGGTGATCCAGGTGGTGTTCTGGTTCGCGTTCCTGTCCGGCTGCCTGGTGTTCGTGTCGGCGGTCGCGGCGACGCGAGATGAGCGCATCACCGAGCTTGGCGTTTTGCGCACACTGGGCGCGAGCACCGCGCAACTGCGGCGCTCGCAGTTGGTTGAATTCGGCGCGATCGGCGCCATCGCCGGCAGCATCGCCGCACTCGCCGCGGCCGGCATCGGCAGCCTGTTCGCGCAGCGCGTGCTGGACCTGCCGCCGACCTGGAGTCCGACCACCCTCGCCATCGGTGCCTTGGCCGGCACCCTGGCGGCGATGCTGGCTGGCTGGCTCAGCATGCGCCGCTTCCTGCATGCCAGCGTCCGGCAGACGCTGGCGGCGGCGGACTGACGGGTTACGCGGCTTCCGCCTCAGGGGCCGGCTGCAAGCTGGTGGCCAAGGCCTCCAGTTCGCCGATCTCTTCGTCCAGCGCTGCGTGGAATTCGGCCTGGCGGGTCATCAGGTCCTCGAATGAGCTGGCCTGCTTGAGCTTCTTCAGCGCCCCGTCGAACAGCAGCCATTGCGCAGTGAGCTGCTCGACGTAGGTCTTCGAGTAATGGCGCATTTCCTTCAGCTGGCTCAGTGCGGTGTTGACCTGTTCCAGCGGCGTGGTGGTATCGGCCGTCATGGCATGCTCCTTCGCGTCGGAATGACCGACGCAGGCTAGGCAAGCCTGGCTGGCTCGTTCCCGAACACGCATCCCTGCGTCGACATCTCGTTCAGTCAGGAACGGAGTCCACAACAGGCTAGATGTTCGCCTCTCCCGGCGGCACGGTGGTGTCCAACGGTGCCGCACCCTCGCCGCCTTGGGCGACTTCGGGGCAACGCCCGCCCAGCGTGTACGCGGTCATCGACAGCGAACCGTAGGCATAGCCGTCCACCAGCACCTCCGCAGGCTTGCCTGCCGCCGAGGCCAGGCCGGCGAGATACAGCAACGGCAGGAAATGCTCGTCGGTGGGCACCGCCATGCCGTAATCGCGATGCGAGGCCAGCGAGGCGATGTCGTGCGGGCGCTCCAGCATCAACTGGCGGGCGTCGTTGTCGAAACGCTCGGCCCAGTCGAAGGCGCCATCCGGATTCTTCCAGTCGATCGCGCGCAGGTTGTGCACCACGTTGCCGCTGCCGACGATCAGCACGCCTCGTTCGCGCAGCGCCGCCAGCTTCGCGCCGAGGGCCAGGTGCCACTCGAGCGGCTTGCGCGCGTCCAGCGACAACTGCACCACCGGGATGTCGGCGTCGGGAAAGGCGTGTACCAGCACGCCCCAAGTGCCGTGGTCCAGGCCCCAGCCATCCTGGTCCAGGCCGACCAAGTAATCCGGCGACACCGTATCCGCCACTTCTTCCGCCAGTACAGGCAATCCCGGCGCCGGGTAATCGACTTCGAACAGGGCCTGCGGGAATCCGTAGAAATCGTGGATCGTGCGCGGGTTGGGCATCGCGGTGACTGCAAGGCCGTTGACATGCCAGTGCGCCGACACCGCCAGGATCGCCCGTGGTCGCGGCACCGACGCCCCGAACGCGCGCCAGGCGTCGGTAAAGCGGTTGCGTTCCAGCGCGTTCATCGGGCTGCCGTGGCCGAGGAAGGCGGCGGGCATCAGGGGCATGGCGGACATGGCGGGTACTCGCGAGCGGAGAAGTCCCTTTTACTCTGGGGTCGACGCGGCCGATATGCGACCGCGGCGGGTGGAACGGTACGGTGCAGCCCGCCTACGCCACCCTGCTGCACCGCAGGAGCGGCTTCAGCCGCGATCTTTGGACAACGCCGCGCGCGGCGGGTCGCGGCTGAAGCCGCTCCTACGGAAGGTGGTCGATACCACGCCTCACCGCGCCGGCAGCACCCGCGGGTTGCGCAGCACCAGCGCCGACACCAGCGAGACCAGCACGCCGACCGGGAAGATCTCGGCGAAGGTCATCGGCAGGCGGAACATCGGGTTCGCGTACTGGACCTTGAACGCCTCCATCTCCGCGGTGAGCTTCGCCAGCGCC of the Thermomonas carbonis genome contains:
- a CDS encoding ABC transporter permease; translated protein: MNAIALMRMAARQAWQGWRAGEFNVLLAALFVAVLALAGVGSIAQRTTDALAEQSRRLVGGDAAFSSDAGNVDDAERDARRLGLALYRSVELSSMVGSSKATPQLGTLKALAGDAPLLGAYRVRTARGVQLLPRPNAGEAWLSSSGAQRMRAAIGERITVGGRTLVMTGIIVEEPDRPLNGVELGPRIILPLAEVETGGLLGPGARASWRISVVGAPAAVAQWVKAREADPTPGARVETGDDISPQLRNALDRAQRFLSVSLVLTAALAAVAIAMASRQHAERHRRIAATFRALGARQRDIAGLYVGTLALLGGIAIIAALLAATVLQFVAGLWIARELGTTLPPPRIWPLLQGALVGGWILLTFALPPLLALRRVSALAVLRSDLRTPSPPALVLFGLALAGMLAMFWQAAGNPKAAAILLGGLLATAAILAVAGGSLAWLVARAGRSGSGITRYALLNLARRRRLTIAQVVALGTSLMALLLLLLVRTDVWDQWQATVRGDAPNRFVINVQPEQRVTFDATLQRLGFSSAGLSPVIRARYAGATAQERGRPQPQGRGERLMDREFNLSTADSLPEGNTLQSGTFWDAKTARNQFSVETKFAEQLQWKLGDTLVFDVSGQRIEGKITSLRDVRWESFTPNFFVLASPDLAPGLAATYITAVRVPRGDATLATALASEIPNANVIDIDAITGEIARIGDQAAMVIQVVFWFAFLSGCLVFVSAVAATRDERITELGVLRTLGASTAQLRRSQLVEFGAIGAIAGSIAALAAAGIGSLFAQRVLDLPPTWSPTTLAIGALAGTLAAMLAGWLSMRRFLHASVRQTLAAAD
- the ygiD gene encoding 4,5-DOPA dioxygenase extradiol; the encoded protein is MSAMPLMPAAFLGHGSPMNALERNRFTDAWRAFGASVPRPRAILAVSAHWHVNGLAVTAMPNPRTIHDFYGFPQALFEVDYPAPGLPVLAEEVADTVSPDYLVGLDQDGWGLDHGTWGVLVHAFPDADIPVVQLSLDARKPLEWHLALGAKLAALRERGVLIVGSGNVVHNLRAIDWKNPDGAFDWAERFDNDARQLMLERPHDIASLASHRDYGMAVPTDEHFLPLLYLAGLASAAGKPAEVLVDGYAYGSLSMTAYTLGGRCPEVAQGGEGAAPLDTTVPPGEANI